One window of Desulfarculus baarsii DSM 2075 genomic DNA carries:
- the rplK gene encoding 50S ribosomal protein L11: protein MAKKVVANIKLQIPAGKANPSPPIGPALSPHGANIMEFCKAFNARTQGVGDTIIPVVITVYADRSFSFITKTPPAAVLLRQAAGIPGGSGTPNKVKVGKLSKKQVEDIAKQKMEDMNTRDLKAAMKTIMGTARSMGLEIV, encoded by the coding sequence ATGGCAAAAAAAGTCGTCGCTAATATCAAGCTGCAAATCCCCGCCGGCAAGGCCAACCCCAGCCCGCCCATCGGCCCGGCCCTGAGCCCCCACGGCGCCAACATCATGGAGTTCTGCAAGGCTTTCAACGCCCGCACCCAGGGCGTTGGCGACACGATCATCCCCGTGGTGATCACCGTCTACGCCGATCGCAGCTTCAGCTTCATCACCAAGACTCCGCCGGCGGCGGTGCTTTTGCGCCAGGCGGCCGGCATCCCCGGCGGCAGCGGCACGCCCAACAAGGTCAAGGTCGGCAAGCTCAGCAAGAAGCAGGTCGAGGACATCGCCAAGCAGAAGATGGAAGACATGAACACCAGGGACTTGAAGGCCGCCATGAAGACCATCATGGGCACGGCGCGCTCGATGGGCCTGGAAATCGTCTAG
- the nusG gene encoding transcription termination/antitermination protein NusG: protein MAKKWYIVHTYSGFENKVRESLTERVRSHGLDDYFGQILVPMEKVVEMVKGQRRESSRKFYPGYIVVEMEMNDETWHLVKDTAKVTGFVGGSETDPTPISDEEAQRILSQMQEGTKAPRPKFNFEEGDEVRVIDGPFNNFNGSVEEVNPEKGKLRVLISIFGRATPVELEFVQVTKV, encoded by the coding sequence ATGGCCAAAAAGTGGTACATTGTCCACACTTATTCCGGCTTCGAGAACAAGGTGCGCGAATCGCTCACGGAGCGGGTGCGCTCCCATGGCCTGGATGATTACTTCGGCCAGATTCTCGTGCCCATGGAAAAAGTCGTGGAGATGGTCAAGGGCCAGCGCCGGGAGTCGTCGCGCAAGTTCTATCCCGGCTACATCGTCGTCGAGATGGAAATGAACGACGAGACGTGGCATTTGGTCAAGGACACGGCCAAGGTCACGGGTTTCGTGGGCGGCTCCGAGACCGACCCCACGCCCATCAGCGACGAGGAGGCCCAGCGCATCCTCAGCCAGATGCAGGAGGGCACCAAGGCCCCGCGGCCCAAGTTCAACTTCGAGGAGGGCGACGAGGTCCGGGTCATCGACGGCCCCTTCAACAATTTCAATGGCTCGGTCGAGGAAGTCAACCCCGAAAAAGGCAAGCTTCGGGTGTTGATCAGCATATTTGGACGGGCGACTCCGGTGGAGCTGGAGTTCGTGCAGGTCACCAAGGTTTGA
- the secE gene encoding preprotein translocase subunit SecE, producing the protein MANNTKKNSAESAKAGQVGASAADKGKKAKPAQGAKDAKPSGKAAAKEKTAVSPAQWWPMAVQFLREVRTELKKVVWPSRKQTVASTSVVVVLVVIVSAFLGMVDYILSRIVGYVIG; encoded by the coding sequence ATGGCCAATAATACCAAGAAAAACAGCGCCGAATCCGCCAAGGCCGGTCAGGTGGGCGCATCGGCCGCCGACAAGGGCAAGAAGGCCAAGCCCGCCCAGGGGGCCAAGGACGCCAAGCCCTCCGGCAAGGCGGCGGCCAAGGAAAAGACGGCCGTCAGCCCGGCCCAATGGTGGCCGATGGCCGTGCAGTTTTTGCGCGAGGTCCGCACCGAGCTGAAGAAAGTGGTCTGGCCCTCGCGCAAGCAGACGGTCGCCAGCACCAGCGTTGTGGTGGTCCTTGTCGTCATCGTGTCGGCATTTTTGGGCATGGTGGACTACATCCTGTCCCGCATCGTTGGTTACGTTATCGGCTGA
- the rpmG gene encoding 50S ribosomal protein L33, which yields MPRDIINLVCQDCKRKNYTTTKNKRRTPDKLEFKKYCSFCGHHTLHKEAK from the coding sequence ATGCCCAGGGATATCATCAACCTGGTTTGCCAGGATTGCAAACGCAAGAACTACACGACCACCAAGAACAAGCGTCGGACGCCCGACAAGCTGGAGTTCAAGAAGTACTGCAGCTTTTGTGGTCACCATACGTTGCACAAGGAAGCTAAGTAA
- the tuf gene encoding elongation factor Tu, with protein sequence MAKEKFARTKPHVNVGTIGHIDHGKTTLTAAITKCLAARGGAKFVAFDEIDKAPEERERGITIATAHVEYETANRHYAHVDCPGHADYIKNMITGAAQMDGAILVVGADDGPMPQTREHILLARQVGVPAIVVFLNKVDMVDDEELIELVDMELRELLDKYEFPGDDTPIVRGSALKALNCGCGKDGCADCQPILDLMKAVDEFVPEPVRDVDQPFLMPIEDVFSISGRGTVVTGRVERGVINQGDDVEIVGIRNTQKTVCTGVEMFRKILDRGQAGDNIGVLLRGTKRDEVERGQVVAKPGSITPHTKFKAEVYVLSKEEGGRHTPFFNGYRPQFYFRTTDVTGVVDLPEGVEMVMPGDNVSISVALITPIAMEKELRFAIREGGRTVGAGVISEIIE encoded by the coding sequence ATGGCCAAGGAAAAGTTTGCGCGTACCAAGCCGCACGTGAACGTAGGAACGATTGGTCACATCGACCATGGCAAGACGACTTTGACGGCAGCGATCACCAAGTGCCTTGCCGCGCGCGGCGGCGCGAAGTTCGTGGCCTTCGACGAGATCGACAAGGCCCCCGAGGAGCGCGAGCGCGGCATCACCATCGCCACGGCTCACGTGGAGTACGAGACGGCCAACCGTCACTACGCCCATGTGGACTGCCCTGGTCACGCCGACTATATCAAGAACATGATCACCGGCGCGGCCCAGATGGACGGGGCGATCCTGGTGGTTGGCGCCGACGACGGCCCGATGCCCCAGACGCGTGAGCACATTCTTTTGGCTCGTCAGGTCGGCGTTCCGGCGATCGTGGTATTTTTGAACAAAGTTGACATGGTCGACGACGAGGAGCTGATCGAGCTTGTCGACATGGAGCTTCGCGAGCTTCTGGACAAGTACGAGTTCCCCGGCGACGACACGCCGATCGTTCGCGGCAGCGCGCTGAAGGCGCTCAACTGCGGCTGCGGCAAGGATGGCTGCGCGGACTGCCAGCCGATCCTCGACCTGATGAAGGCGGTTGACGAGTTCGTGCCGGAGCCCGTGCGCGACGTTGACCAGCCATTTTTGATGCCCATCGAGGACGTGTTCAGCATCTCTGGCCGTGGCACGGTTGTGACCGGTCGCGTTGAGCGCGGGGTGATCAACCAGGGCGACGACGTTGAGATCGTGGGCATCCGCAACACGCAGAAGACGGTGTGCACCGGCGTGGAGATGTTCCGCAAGATCCTCGACCGCGGCCAGGCGGGCGACAACATCGGTGTTTTGCTGCGCGGCACCAAGCGCGACGAGGTGGAGCGCGGCCAGGTTGTGGCCAAGCCCGGCTCGATCACGCCTCACACCAAGTTCAAGGCCGAGGTGTACGTTCTGAGCAAGGAGGAGGGTGGTCGCCACACTCCGTTCTTCAACGGCTATCGTCCGCAGTTCTACTTCCGCACGACCGACGTGACGGGCGTGGTGGACCTGCCCGAGGGCGTGGAGATGGTCATGCCCGGCGATAACGTTTCGATCAGCGTGGCCCTGATCACGCCCATCGCCATGGAAAAAGAGCTTCGTTTCGCCATCCGCGAGGGCGGCCGCACCGTCGGCGCCGGCGTGATCAGCGAAATCATCGAGTAG
- a CDS encoding AAA family ATPase, which produces MPANALDPRPRDAQREGDENRIQEYLARFGAASPSPAPQPQIDQHDTDGVWSRIKFDLKPDDLVAYLDQYIVRQEEAKAVLATKICTHFNRAKYLSRLQNDDPSDGVGMIKNNILLIGPTGVGKTYMIKLIADKLGVPFVKADATKFSETGYVGGDVEDLIRDLVREAEDDIELAQFGIVYLDEVDKIAGTKGLLGPDVSRSGVQRALLKPMEETEVDLKVAHDPISQIQAIEQYRKTGRAERRLVNTRHILFIMSGAFGELAEVIRRRRNKAQLGFSSQMRAQLDDQAILHEVTGADLVEFGFETEFVGRLPVTVVLDKLEADDLHQILRNPNNPVIISKKRDFAAYGIELRFEDEALRKLAEEAATLGTGARALVSVCERVCLPFERHLPSSDVRRLVITPECVDNPGQELQIVLGAPHEQEPRFEAAGQFERAQLMHMIDRRQAMYAQRLQSPLTPARMALIADEFHRVGLSMERAFRNVLDRLDQVRDFALGFSQKYGITISFSEDARVAILAGAAAEGVAVDEYLKRLSTILEPGLKLARDRTGVDAYELPRQAIFDTDAYLRQVFEEHFSQTLGAKN; this is translated from the coding sequence ATGCCCGCCAACGCCCTTGACCCCCGCCCCCGCGACGCCCAGCGCGAAGGCGATGAAAACCGCATCCAGGAATACCTGGCCCGCTTCGGCGCGGCCTCGCCCAGCCCCGCGCCCCAGCCCCAGATCGATCAGCACGACACCGACGGCGTGTGGTCGCGCATCAAGTTCGACCTCAAGCCCGACGACCTGGTGGCCTACCTCGACCAGTACATCGTCCGCCAAGAAGAAGCCAAGGCCGTGCTCGCCACCAAGATCTGCACCCATTTCAACCGCGCCAAGTACCTCAGCCGCCTGCAAAACGACGACCCCAGCGACGGCGTGGGCATGATCAAGAACAATATCCTGCTCATCGGCCCCACCGGCGTGGGCAAAACCTACATGATCAAGCTCATCGCCGACAAGCTGGGCGTGCCCTTCGTCAAGGCCGACGCCACAAAATTCAGCGAGACCGGCTATGTCGGCGGCGACGTCGAGGATCTCATCCGCGACCTGGTCCGCGAGGCCGAAGACGACATCGAGTTGGCCCAGTTCGGCATCGTCTATCTCGACGAGGTCGACAAGATCGCCGGGACCAAGGGCCTCCTGGGCCCCGACGTCAGCCGCTCGGGCGTCCAGCGGGCCCTGCTCAAGCCCATGGAGGAAACGGAGGTCGACCTCAAGGTCGCCCACGATCCCATCAGCCAGATCCAAGCCATCGAGCAATATCGCAAGACCGGCCGCGCCGAGCGCCGCCTGGTCAACACCCGTCACATCCTCTTCATCATGAGCGGGGCCTTTGGCGAGCTGGCCGAGGTCATCCGCCGCCGGCGCAACAAGGCCCAACTCGGCTTTTCCAGCCAGATGCGCGCCCAGCTCGACGACCAGGCCATCCTGCACGAGGTCACCGGCGCCGACCTGGTCGAGTTCGGCTTCGAGACCGAGTTCGTCGGCCGCCTGCCGGTGACGGTGGTCCTCGACAAGCTGGAGGCCGACGACCTGCACCAGATTTTGCGCAACCCCAACAACCCCGTGATCATCAGCAAAAAGCGCGACTTCGCCGCCTATGGCATCGAACTGCGCTTCGAGGACGAGGCCCTGCGCAAGCTGGCCGAGGAGGCCGCCACCCTGGGCACCGGGGCCAGGGCCCTGGTCTCGGTCTGCGAACGGGTCTGCCTGCCCTTCGAGCGCCACCTGCCCAGCAGCGACGTGCGCCGCCTGGTCATCACCCCCGAGTGCGTCGACAACCCCGGCCAAGAGCTGCAAATCGTCCTCGGCGCACCCCACGAGCAGGAGCCGCGCTTCGAGGCCGCCGGCCAGTTCGAACGCGCCCAGCTCATGCACATGATCGACCGCCGCCAGGCCATGTACGCCCAGCGCCTGCAAAGCCCCCTGACCCCGGCGCGCATGGCCCTCATCGCCGACGAGTTCCACCGCGTGGGCCTGAGCATGGAGCGGGCCTTCCGCAATGTCCTCGACCGCTTGGACCAGGTGCGGGACTTCGCGCTGGGCTTCAGCCAGAAGTATGGTATAACCATCTCGTTCAGCGAGGACGCCCGCGTGGCCATCCTGGCCGGGGCCGCCGCCGAGGGCGTGGCCGTCGACGAATACTTGAAGCGCCTCTCCACCATCCTGGAGCCCGGCCTCAAGCTGGCCCGTGACCGAACCGGCGTCGACGCCTACGAACTGCCCCGCCAGGCCATCTTCGACACCGACGCCTATCTGCGCCAGGTCTTCGAAGAGCATTTCAGCCAGACGCTGGGCGCGAAAAACTAG
- the ahbC gene encoding 12,18-didecarboxysiroheme deacetylase has product MIGISKLYCGTVEPSDAMRYGRHSGSLPSHLLQFSQDKKPVVVWNMTKACNLRCAHCYAQAKATPNADELTTAEGKRLIDDLADYGSPVMLFSGGEPLARPDLPELARYAVAKGMRAVISTNGTLIDRDMARRLMDVGLSYVGVSIDGMRQIHDRFRGVEGAFDMALAGVRNCLEAGLKVGLRFTIFKQNAAEVPAVLDLLEAEGVPRVCFYHLVYAGRGSKLIDEDLGHAETRALLDLIMDRAKAMFERGQTPEVLTVDNHADGPYVYLRLLREDPERAAEVLELLQWNEGNSSGRGIGCVSWDGSVHPDQFWRHLTIDNVRNRPFSQIWSDLSHPILGKLKDKRPHLKGRCATCRWLDICGGNFRVRAEAATGDLWAPDPACHLSDAEIAKP; this is encoded by the coding sequence ATGATCGGCATCAGCAAGCTCTATTGCGGCACGGTCGAACCGTCCGACGCCATGCGCTATGGCCGCCACTCGGGCAGCCTGCCCAGCCATCTGCTGCAATTTTCCCAAGACAAAAAGCCCGTCGTCGTCTGGAACATGACCAAGGCCTGCAACCTCAGGTGCGCCCACTGCTACGCCCAGGCCAAGGCCACGCCCAACGCCGACGAACTGACCACCGCCGAGGGCAAGCGGCTCATCGACGACCTGGCCGACTATGGCTCGCCGGTAATGCTTTTTTCCGGCGGCGAGCCCCTGGCCCGGCCCGATCTGCCCGAGCTGGCCCGCTACGCCGTGGCCAAGGGCATGCGCGCGGTGATCAGCACCAACGGCACGCTCATCGACCGCGACATGGCCCGCCGCCTAATGGACGTGGGCCTCAGCTACGTGGGCGTGAGCATCGACGGCATGCGCCAGATTCACGACCGCTTTCGCGGCGTGGAGGGGGCCTTTGACATGGCCCTGGCCGGGGTGCGCAACTGCCTGGAGGCCGGCCTGAAGGTGGGCCTGCGCTTTACGATTTTCAAGCAAAACGCCGCCGAGGTTCCGGCCGTGCTGGATCTGCTGGAGGCCGAGGGCGTGCCCCGGGTCTGTTTCTATCACCTGGTCTACGCCGGCCGGGGCAGCAAGCTCATCGACGAAGACCTGGGTCACGCCGAGACTCGCGCCCTGCTCGATCTGATCATGGACCGCGCCAAGGCCATGTTCGAGCGCGGCCAAACCCCCGAGGTGCTCACGGTCGACAACCACGCCGACGGGCCCTACGTCTACCTGCGCCTGCTGCGCGAAGACCCCGAGCGCGCCGCCGAGGTGCTGGAGCTGTTGCAGTGGAACGAGGGCAACAGCTCGGGCCGAGGCATCGGCTGCGTTAGCTGGGACGGCAGCGTGCATCCCGATCAGTTCTGGCGGCACCTGACCATCGACAACGTGCGCAACCGGCCCTTCAGCCAGATCTGGTCGGACCTGAGCCACCCGATCCTGGGCAAGCTAAAGGACAAGCGGCCGCACCTGAAGGGACGCTGCGCCACCTGCCGCTGGCTGGACATCTGCGGCGGCAACTTCCGCGTGCGGGCCGAGGCGGCCACGGGCGACCTCTGGGCCCCGGACCCGGCCTGCCACCTCAGCGACGCCGAGATCGCCAAGCCCTAA